One Natranaerovirga hydrolytica genomic region harbors:
- a CDS encoding DegT/DnrJ/EryC1/StrS family aminotransferase — protein MEFRDLKAQYKNYQKAIDAAIQNVLENGNFINGKEVKLLEERLAHYVGVKNCISCANGTDAMTLLMMAWGIKKGDAVFVPDFTFFSTGEIVSFNGATPIFVDVDKDTFNIDTEKLDQVIQKTIEENKYTPKVIIPVDLFGLPANHYEIDRIAKKYNLLVLEDAAQGFGGSINGKMACSFGTAATTSFFPAKPLGCYGDGGAIFTNDDQLAKLLNSYKEHGKGEHKYDNARIGVNSRLDTIQAAILNVKLTGFIEHELEDVNKVYEWYTERLNGIVKTPFIPNGYQSSFAQYTIQLHSNEERDLLKTKLKEQGIPTMIYYLKPMHKQEAFKSIDFHDEDFKVTDVLCNTVLSLPIHPYLNKDMVHTICNSIVDVLLR, from the coding sequence GTGGAGTTTAGAGACTTAAAAGCCCAATATAAAAACTATCAAAAGGCTATAGATGCTGCCATACAAAATGTACTAGAGAATGGCAATTTTATTAACGGTAAAGAAGTAAAGCTATTGGAAGAAAGACTGGCTCATTATGTGGGGGTTAAAAATTGTATTTCTTGCGCCAATGGTACAGACGCAATGACTTTACTAATGATGGCATGGGGGATTAAGAAAGGAGATGCTGTGTTTGTTCCAGATTTTACATTTTTCTCAACAGGTGAAATTGTTTCATTTAACGGAGCGACACCTATTTTTGTGGATGTAGACAAAGATACATTTAACATAGACACAGAAAAGCTAGATCAGGTTATTCAAAAAACCATAGAAGAAAATAAATATACCCCGAAGGTGATTATACCGGTGGATTTATTTGGACTTCCTGCCAATCATTATGAGATTGATCGAATTGCTAAGAAATATAACCTATTGGTTCTTGAAGATGCAGCCCAAGGGTTTGGTGGAAGTATTAATGGTAAGATGGCCTGTAGTTTTGGTACGGCTGCAACAACTTCCTTCTTTCCGGCTAAGCCATTAGGGTGTTATGGAGATGGTGGTGCTATTTTTACAAATGATGACCAACTTGCTAAATTACTAAATTCATATAAAGAACATGGAAAAGGTGAACATAAATATGATAATGCAAGAATTGGTGTGAATTCAAGATTAGACACCATTCAAGCAGCTATTCTAAATGTAAAACTTACTGGATTTATTGAACATGAATTAGAAGATGTTAATAAAGTCTATGAATGGTATACTGAGAGGCTTAATGGTATTGTAAAAACACCTTTCATACCAAATGGCTATCAATCAAGTTTTGCTCAGTACACAATACAACTCCATTCTAATGAAGAAAGAGATTTATTAAAAACAAAACTAAAAGAACAAGGCATTCCAACTATGATATATTATCTTAAGCCAATGCATAAGCAAGAAGCTTTTAAGAGTATAGATTTTCATGATGAAGACTTTAAGGTGACTGATGTATTATGCAATACTGTTTTATCACTTCCAATACACCCTTATTTGAATAAAGATATGGTCCATACCATTTGCAACTCAATCGTTGACGTTCTTTTAAGATAA